Part of the Neisseria brasiliensis genome is shown below.
ACTACCCCGGCCGACCGCTGAAAACCGGTATGCGCGAAATCGCCAAAATCCACACTGGCGACTTCCGCCTGACCGCCAACCAAAACCTGATCGTGGCCGATGTAAAGCCGTCTGAAAAAGACACTATCGAAAAAATCGCCCGCGAACACGGCTTAATCAGCGACAAAGTCACGCCGCAACGCGAAAACAGCATGGCCTGCGCTTCTCTGCCGACCTGCCCGCTGGCCATGGCCGAAGCCGAACGCTTCCTGCCGAGCTTTACCGATAAAATCGACGAAATCCTCGCGCGCCATCAATTGTCGCAAGAGCATATCGTTTTACGCATCACCGGCTGCCCCAACGGTTGCGGCCGCGCCATGATTGCCGAAATCGGCTTGGTCGGCAAAGCCGTCGGCCGCTACAATCTCTACACCGGCGGCAACCGAGAAGGTACCCGCATTCCGCGCCTGTTTAAAGAAAACATCACCGAGCCGGAAATTTTGGCCATCATCGACGAATGGGTCGGCGCATGGGCGCAAAACCGCGAAGCAGACGAAGGCTTCGGCGATTTCGCCGTCCGCACCGGCATCGTCCAACCGGTACTCGATGCACCGCGTGATTTCTGGGCATAACGCATTAAAACCCATTAATAGCCATCAAAACAAAGGCCGTCTGAAAAATTTTCAGACGGCCTTTATGATGGATTTGTACATTATCTTCAACAACCTGAATCAAACCATACCGAGATTCTTGCAAAACCCAGCCTTAAGAACAATTCAAAGTTGGAAGCATACAAAAAGCGCAGACATACCATTAAGGATAGACAAGCTTCCAAGCAGCCCATAACGAAAAAATATGCCCCAGACTGTGCCAAAGATAGCGATTTTGCAAAACACCCTTGCCGTCTGAAAACTTTCAGACGGCCTCACCTCAATTCAACAACTGCCCCGAATGTTCGGCAGATTCTACCGGCTCTTCCTCTTCATCACCTGTCGGCGGCGTATCCATCAAATCCGGCAACACCAGCTCGCCCAGCTCCGTCAGCGGCGGCAATTCTTCCAAACTTTCCAAATTCAAATCGCTCAAAAACCGCGCCGTAGTTGCCCAAAGCGATGGCCTGCCAACTGAATCACGATGCCCGATGACTTCAATCCAGCCCCGATCCTGTAAAGTCTGCATCACATTTTGCGACACCGCCACACCGCGGATGCCTTCAATGTCGCCACGCGTCACCGGTTGCTGATAAGCAATAATCGCCAGCGTTTCCATCACCGCACGCGAATAGCGTGGCGCACGCTGCTCTTGCAAACTACCCAATCGCTCAAACGCCGCCTGCGCAATCTGAAAACGCCAACCTTCATGTGTGTGCACCAATTGCAGCGCACGGTTTTGCCAGCGTGTTTTCAAATTCGACAACACATCAATCAACTTATCCTGCGACAACGGTGGCACACACAATTCGCGCATCGCTTTTTCGCTTAAAGGCTCGACTTGTGTCAGTAAAGCTGCTTCAATCAGCGCATCAGGGGAAATTTTTTCGTTCATTTTAATCGTCAATCTTTTCAAACGGCCTCAACCGTCAAAATACGCCAAAGCCTTTGTTTTGCAACAAATGAAATCCACGCTGCTGCGCTTTTTTCAGATTTTTCGCATCAATCACATAAACATTGATGTTTGGCGTACCACCGCCGCAAACCGCCGGAAATGCCACACCATGCAACACATCCGCCCGCGCGGCATACACTTTCATGCCGTCTAATTCGCGTAGCATTTCTTGTGCACTCACGCCACTGCCACTTCCACATTGCCGCGAACCATCAGATTTATACACCGAAATGCGTTCCGCCTGCGATGGCTTGCCATCTGAAACGGCACATGCGCTTAAAAGCGGTGCAACACATAAACAAGCTAAAGATTTTAAAGGCATCATATTTTTCATCAAGTAGGGTGGGTGTAAACCCACCGCGATCATGCTTATATTTAAATGGTGGGTTGACACCCACCCTACTTTTTTCAGACGGCCGTCTGAAACCTACTCACCACTTTCCTGCGGCTTATGCCCTTTGCGCTCTGCTTTTCTCGCTTCACGCATGGCCTTGAGCTCGGCTTCTTTTTGGCGGGCTTTTTTCAACCATACTTCCCATTGGTTTGGCGTTTCCAAGGTGATGCGGCCGATTTGGCCGTCGCGAAAATCAGTCAGGATATTTTCAGCGGCTTTTTGGTAATTGATGCGGCCGCCACCGAGTAAGGAACCGCGTTTTTTGGCAATCCATTCAAACCATGCCACATCGTCCCAATGGCTGCTTGGGTCTTTGTCGGCTTGGTAGCGTTCTTGCAAAAGCGGCAGGTAGTGGCGGCGCAGGTAGTCCAGCAATTCGAGCGCGACTTCTTCTTCATCCAAGGCATTGCGGCCAACGGCGCCACTGGCGGCCAAATTGTAGCCGGATTCTTCAACGATAATTTTAGGCCACAGCATACCGGGGGTATCGTATAACCAAAAATCATCGGCGAGAAACAGGCGTTGTTCGGCTTTGGTGATGCCGGGTTCGTTGCCGGTTTTGGCTGATTTTTTGCCGATCATGCCGTTGATTAAGGTGGACTTGCCGACATTGGGAATGCCACAAATCAATACACGCAAAGGTTTGTCGAGACCGCCACGGTTGGGCATCATTTTGCGGCATGCTTGGGTAATTTTGGCATGTGCACCTTTTTCAGATGAATCGAGTGCGATGGCTTGGGTGTCGGTCTGGCTGTTGTAGTGATTGAGCCAAACTTGTGTGCGCTCTGGGTCAGCAAGGTCTTGTTTGTTCAGGATTTTTAGTTTTGGCTTGCCGCGCGACAATTGCGCCAACAAAGGGTTTTCGCTTGAAGCGGGCAAACGCGCGTCAAGCATTTCGATGACCATATCGACAGATTTGATGCGTTCGCCGATGGCTTTTTTGGCCTTGTTCATGTGGCCGGGGAACCATTGGATTGCCATGTTGTACTTTCTATAATAAGGTATTGTTTAAGGTGGCTGATTCAGCATGAAAGGCCGTCTGAAAAAGGATTTTAACCTTTTCAGACGGCCTTTGGTATGTTTCATACTTACATATTACCGGTAATGTAGCGGTAATAGCCGGCTTCATCCATACATTGTTCCAACGATTTCGGTTGCTTGCCTTGCTTGGCATCATGATTGGCTTGTGAAATACAGATACGCTGTTGGCGGGCAACATCGCTTTCGCTCATACCAGTTTGATGCCAACGGTATGGACTGACGGTGGTGTTACAGGCTGCCAACACTAACGCAACGCATAATGGGAACATGATTTTTGCAGTCATGATTGTGTCCTTTATATTGAGGCCGTCTGAAAATCAATGGCCGGCAAGGTTTTGCGCTTGGCGGTGGCGCACCATTAATTCGTATTTTCCAGCCAGACGATCGGCCAGTTTCTCCACCACATACACAGAACGGTGTTGGCCACCGGTACAGCCGATGCCAATCGTCACATAGCTGCGACTTTCCTGCTGCATACGCGGCAACCAGCGGTTAATGAACTGATCGATGTCGTTGACCATTTCTTGCGCCAGCGGCTGCTGGTCAAGATACTCTTGAATTTCTTTATCCATGCCGTTAAACGGGCGCAATTCAGGGTCGTAATATGGATTGGGCAGGCTGCGCATGTCGAACATAAAATCGGCATTGTTCGGCACACCGTATTTGAAACCGAACGATTCCAAAATCACCAATAAACCATGGCGCTCGATATTGAGCCATTGCTGCACCGTATAGCGCAATTGTTGCGCGTTCATCTTGGATGTATCGATGCAATAGGCCATTTGACGCAATGGGAACAGCCATGCACGTTCTTCACGCAGGCTTTCGAGCAGGGTCAGATTGTGACCGGACAATGGGTGGCCGCGGCGGGTTTCGGAAAAGCGGCGTACCAACACGCTCTCTTCCGCTTCGATAAACAACACTTCAACCTGATGGCCTTGTTCGCGCAAATATTGGATTTGCTCTTCAGCTTGATCAATATCGATTTTGGAACGGATATCGACGCTCACGCCCAAGCTATCCACTTCATTGCGCGCAACGTGATGCGACACCAATGAGGGCATTAATTCTAAGGGCAGGTTGTCGACGCAGTAATAACCTAAGTCTTCCAGTTGTTTCAGGGCAACAGATTTTCCCGAACCGGAAAGGCCGCTAATTAATACTATTTTCATGGCTTTGTTCGTTTTCTTTCAGCAGTGTTTGATGGCGTTCTAAAAATTCTCGCGTGCTGTCTTTTCCGCGCAATTGCAAAATATAATTGCGCACCGCAGCTTCAACCAATACCGACAAGTTTCGACCCACTGCCACAGGCAGCATGACCGAGCGGACATTGACGTTGAGAATGGATTCGGTTTCGGTACGAATACTCAAGCGGTCAAGCTGCTTCATGTATTCGTCGTCGGCCGGAATGAGGTTAATGATTAATTGTAGGATTTTTTTCGGGCGGATTGAGGTTTCACCGAAAATATGGCGGATATTCAACACACCCAAACCGCGCACTTCCAAAAAGTCGCGCAACATTGGCGGGCAGCGGCCTTCCAATACTTCAGGGCCGGTGCGGAACAATTCGACGGCGTCGTCGGCAATCAGGCTGTGGCCGCGTGAAATCAGTTCCAAAGCCAATTCGCTTTTACCCAA
Proteins encoded:
- the scpB gene encoding SMC-Scp complex subunit ScpB, which translates into the protein MNEKISPDALIEAALLTQVEPLSEKAMRELCVPPLSQDKLIDVLSNLKTRWQNRALQLVHTHEGWRFQIAQAAFERLGSLQEQRAPRYSRAVMETLAIIAYQQPVTRGDIEGIRGVAVSQNVMQTLQDRGWIEVIGHRDSVGRPSLWATTARFLSDLNLESLEELPPLTELGELVLPDLMDTPPTGDEEEEPVESAEHSGQLLN
- the ylqF gene encoding ribosome biogenesis GTPase YlqF, producing the protein MAIQWFPGHMNKAKKAIGERIKSVDMVIEMLDARLPASSENPLLAQLSRGKPKLKILNKQDLADPERTQVWLNHYNSQTDTQAIALDSSEKGAHAKITQACRKMMPNRGGLDKPLRVLICGIPNVGKSTLINGMIGKKSAKTGNEPGITKAEQRLFLADDFWLYDTPGMLWPKIIVEESGYNLAASGAVGRNALDEEEVALELLDYLRRHYLPLLQERYQADKDPSSHWDDVAWFEWIAKKRGSLLGGGRINYQKAAENILTDFRDGQIGRITLETPNQWEVWLKKARQKEAELKAMREARKAERKGHKPQESGE
- a CDS encoding protocatechuate 3,4-dioxygenase; translated protein: MTAKIMFPLCVALVLAACNTTVSPYRWHQTGMSESDVARQQRICISQANHDAKQGKQPKSLEQCMDEAGYYRYITGNM
- the rapZ gene encoding RNase adapter RapZ encodes the protein MKIVLISGLSGSGKSVALKQLEDLGYYCVDNLPLELMPSLVSHHVARNEVDSLGVSVDIRSKIDIDQAEEQIQYLREQGHQVEVLFIEAEESVLVRRFSETRRGHPLSGHNLTLLESLREERAWLFPLRQMAYCIDTSKMNAQQLRYTVQQWLNIERHGLLVILESFGFKYGVPNNADFMFDMRSLPNPYYDPELRPFNGMDKEIQEYLDQQPLAQEMVNDIDQFINRWLPRMQQESRSYVTIGIGCTGGQHRSVYVVEKLADRLAGKYELMVRHRQAQNLAGH
- the hprK gene encoding HPr(Ser) kinase/phosphatase, with protein sequence MPSISVRRLYSDNQHKLQLAWAAGNSGADNRIGVEADKPVLALVGHLNFIHPNQIQVVGVAEAEYLSRLESGELNYDFGELFDIPMALVIVANGLPVSSKLRDYCHTNSIPLLTSKLESPYLMDVLRIYLQRTLATSVTKHGVFLDVFEIGVLITGHSGLGKSELALELISRGHSLIADDAVELFRTGPEVLEGRCPPMLRDFLEVRGLGVLNIRHIFGETSIRPKKILQLIINLIPADDEYMKQLDRLSIRTETESILNVNVRSVMLPVAVGRNLSVLVEAAVRNYILQLRGKDSTREFLERHQTLLKENEQSHENSIN